The DNA region AAAGTCAAGTCATCCTTGAAGATCTTGCAGACCTTGATAACATCCTCGTGTGTCGGCGACTCCCCAGAAGATCTGAGTTTCCGGAAGAACGTAGTAAACGCCTCACTCTGTGTTGTCGCAGGAGTCAACGGCAGGCCAGTCTCTTTAAGACTGGACCGCAAGAACTGACTGACTTCCTTGCGCGTCGTTCTGAGAATGGTCGCCTTGGCGTCCTTGGACTTTTGGCCCTCGTATGTGCTGGGCAGCATATTGGGGAACAGACGGAGGGCGACGGGGAGCAACAGCTCCGCGAAGGGAACGATAACAAAGACGGAAAAAGGCACCAAGCGGCCAAGATCCTGGACAGTGCGTTGCAATTGACGGTTCTCTCTTCGGCTGAGTTCGTATCCAGCGGCCATCTTCAGTGCAAGCCGAGTGCTGATTTTGACTTCGGTAGCGAGCAGCTTCGTTCCATCCCAGTAGTGGTGGGCCTCTTTCTTGACCTTCTGCCAAAGGGTCAATTTGTCCTTTGCGGTCTTCTCTGCCTCGGCAGATGTTCCCTTGGCGGAGGCGAGTTCCGACAAGGAAGCGTTGGACTCGCCCTTGTCTGTTGCCGACGCATCATTTGAGGATGACTTCTCGTTGTGTGCCGCAGCCTTGGAGTCGTCGGTCGCCTTCGAGCCGCTCTTGGCTGCTGAGCTTTCCTTGGCCAGAGGTTTCTTAGCCTCCTCCACATTGAAGCCTGGCGGGGGGCCAGACGGCTGGCCGTGGTTGTGATGGTCGGTACCCAGATAGCGGACGGGCACAAGGAGCGCGAGGGCGTTTACACGTCGGGGAAGATGCCTTGCGTTTCGGCCGAGCACAGCTGACGAAACACCGAGGGTAGAAAGCGCACGCGCTGGAAAGTGTTAGAAACGGGAGCCAAACAAACAACGTCACGGatgggagggaaggggggggagagcgGGCAGAAGGCAGATGCAGGAGACATGCTCACCGTTGCCTAAGAACGGGTTGGCAATCGCCGCCCGACGAGCGACACTGGCGGAGGCGCTCATTCTGCAGCGGTTGGGAAACAGACAGAAAGGAAGGGTaggtggatggatgggttgTTGTGAGTGATGAGCGAACTACCGAGGGGCAGTGGACATGAGCGATTATCTTGTGGGTGGGCAGTATACTACAACTAAAGAcagatgatgaagaagaggaagatgtACTGAGACGAAACGAGTCAAGATTTCTGGAATGGAGGGCAACCGATCGCATCAAATGGAATGCTACCTCGACCTGTCCCTGGTCTTCCGAAACCACTCATGGCCGGGGGCGGCCCAGGGACCAGCGGGGACTGCACGTGCAAGATCACGGGGTTTCCTTGCCTCATCCGCTCTCGGGATTCGCTTCGGGGGTGGAAGGGAGGACAAGGAGCAAGCAGCAACAAGCACCGAGATCGTTTGTAGTGAGTACGTACCTGAGCAGAGCCCGGACCACCTTGGTCTTTCTGGACCTCCGCTATTTGCCCCTTTCGCACACGGTAATTCGCCCGTTTGCTGCTATCGTCACATGGATAGCGAAGCAGACGGCCGTCCTCCTGTAGATCGGTGGGGTATTCTTGCCTTAGCTACTGGCAGCTCGACCTTCTGGGCGTTCAGGTTGTGCGAATTACACCTGTTACCCGTGTCGGTCATAGTGCCAGCAGCCGGCAGCTAGTTCCGGGCGCTGCCTATTCAGTGCCATTTCGGGCTTGAAGGAACGGGGTCTTGTCAGACTGACGTGGGCAGTTCAGATGGAGGCACTGTTTGAGGGGGAAGGTAGGCGGTATCGGTCGGCTGCGGTGGCCAAATGATTGCTCCAGAACAGCTGGCACGTGTCATTGATCCGGTCAAGAACAGGTGTTTCGACTTGGACCGGTCATTATGACTTGGGTGCTTGTCTTCGGAGTCAAGACGAAAAGTTTGCTACGAAACGAGGCGGGCATGGGCGACGGCACTCTCTCTTTATTCCCTTTCATCAAGCCACGTCAGCAATCCATTGTCATCAGGGGGCTGACGACTAGAACCACCAGACACTATTAACGATGGCGCTGATACTCGACCAGATGCGAGATCGGAATGTGCTGTGGCCAGTCTGTCGTGGAAAGCGGGCTCTGTAGGCAAAGAGAGGACTGGTGTTTCTCAACAATTGTGCTCCCTGAATTTTCTCAACTCCGCTCGACAATTTTTTGGTGGGAAACACGCTCACACCCGGATTGCTTGGTTGTCATTCGATGCTTTGTGTCGCGCCAGCTGGCAGTTGCTTAACAACCGCAACGGCTCGAGTACGTACCTGCCTGATCTCCTGCTCCGTGCGTGCTATCTTATCCTCGAGACGATGACACACTGTGCCTGGAAGACCTAGTGCACCCCGGACTTTAGAGCTTGAGACCGGCGATGCTGCTTGGTAAGGGTCCAATAGCCTACAGAAGCCATGGCTCACCGGTGGTGGAGGGCGACCAAAGCCGAAGCGCACAACCAATCTCTCAAGTCCCTCAAGCCCGCGCTGTGCACGCACCACTCACCATCCACACGTCGTagtccgccggcgccgcgccgcgctGTGTCCTCAACGCCCTTCCATCCGTCGTCCATCGACCGATTTCCAAGCATCCCCGTCCGAGGTGCGCGCCAGCACCCCCGTCGCTGCACCTGCCTGCATCCCACCGCCGCGGTTCTGCGTTCTCCACCCTCCCTTCTCGGCATTCCTGCACCACCTCTCGATTCCCGCTaccctctctttcttcccttcttcccttttCCACTCCTCAGATTGTCGCCATATAC from Colletotrichum higginsianum IMI 349063 chromosome 4, whole genome shotgun sequence includes:
- a CDS encoding Mrs7 family protein, translating into MSASASVARRAAIANPFLGNARALSTLGVSSAVLGRNARHLPRRVNALALLVPVRYLGTDHHNHGQPSGPPPGFNVEEAKKPLAKESSAAKSGSKATDDSKAAAHNEKSSSNDASATDKGESNASLSELASAKGTSAEAEKTAKDKLTLWQKVKKEAHHYWDGTKLLATEVKISTRLALKMAAGYELSRRENRQLQRTVQDLGRLVPFSVFVIVPFAELLLPVALRLFPNMLPSTYEGQKSKDAKATILRTTRKEVSQFLRSSLKETGLPLTPATTQSEAFTTFFRKLRSSGESPTHEDVIKVCKIFKDDLTLDNLSRPQLVSMCRYMNLNTFGTDNMLRYQIRHRMRQIKRDDRQISYEGVDSLSVAELQMACASRGIRTHSVSPARMREYLQQWLDLRLKDGVPSTLLVLSNAYMYGQVPAHSQVEALVGVLSSIPDELFHEISLEVHSAEGAATNKQRLEVLKEQQELIDEENSQNEENASTGFATPRDIDNIDEKEESNQAAEAQAAGSNQAQEAKDAEKEMLAARDGQPKVDKAETSDK